Proteins from one Cicer arietinum cultivar CDC Frontier isolate Library 1 chromosome 3, Cicar.CDCFrontier_v2.0, whole genome shotgun sequence genomic window:
- the LOC101488715 gene encoding LOW QUALITY PROTEIN: alpha-L-arabinofuranosidase 1-like (The sequence of the model RefSeq protein was modified relative to this genomic sequence to represent the inferred CDS: inserted 2 bases in 1 codon) gives MSLSNSFTVFVLSLVVCLVIPKCQADANATQTSKLVIDANSGRPISDTFFGVFFEEINHAGGGGLWAELVSNRGFEAGGSSVPSSIIPWTIIGDESNIIVSTDRSSCFDRNKVALRMDILCQRISCPPGGVGISNPGYWGMNIEQGKKYKIEXYVRATSPINLEVSFVGSNGVKLASTNIRTFGKNVANWTKMENIVEANATDHNSSLQITTSQKGIVWLDQVSAMPLDTYKGHGFRNDIFQMVADLKPKFLRFPGGCFVEGDNLRNAFRWKDTVGPWEQRPGHLNDIWKYWTDDGLGYFEGLQLAEDLGALPVWVFNNGISHHDEVDTNAISPFVQEALDGIEFARGSPTSQWGSLRASMGHPDPFDLKYVSIGNEDCNLFNYQEKYMKFYKAIRRVYPDIQIISNCDGSVNPLNHPADIYDFHIYTNSKDIFSMSTKFDNAPRSGPKVFVSEYAVWKEDAGNGSLLAAVAEAAFLIGLEKNSDIVSMVSYAPLMANINDRLWTPDAIVFNSYQLYGTPSYWLQQLFIESSGATLLNSTLQTSSTSLVASAIHYKNSQDGNNYIRVKVVNFGTVVENFGISINGLKSNLQQTGSSIVLLTSPNIMDENSFSEPNKIAHLRVPLEKKIEDLTYGLPPYSITSFDLLI, from the exons atgtctttATCAAATTCCTTTActgtttttgttttatctttagTGGTGTGTTTGGTTATTCCTAAATGTCAAGCTGATGCAAATGCTACACAGACATCAAAACTAGTGATTGATGCAAATTCTGGAAGGCCTATTTCAGACACATTCTTTGGAGTTTTTTTTGAA gagaTTAATCATGCTGGAGGCGGTGGATTGTGGGCCGAACTTGTGTCAAATAGAg GTTTTGAAGCAGGAGGTTCTAGTGTTCCCTCAAGTATTATTCCTTGGACAATTATTGGAGATGAATCAAATATTATAGTATCAACTGATCGTAGTTCTTGTTTTGACCGTAATAAAGTTGCTTTGCGTATGGATATTCTTTGTCAAAGAATATCTTGTCCACCTGGTGGTGTTGGTATTTCTAATCCTGGTTATTGGGGCATG aACATTGAGCAAGGGAAGAAGtataaaataga ttatgtTAGAGCAACTAGTCCAATTAATTTAGAAGTTTCATTTGTCGGTTCTAATGGAGTAAAATTGGCTTCAACAAACATAAG GACATTTGGAAAAAATGTAGCAAATTGGACAAAGATGGAGAATATTGTTGAAGCTAATGCAACAGATCATAATTCAAGTCTTCAAATCACAACAAGTCAAAAGGGAATTGTATGGTTAGATCAAGTGTCAGCTATGCCATTGGATACATATAAG GGTCATGGTTTCCGAAATGATATTTTTCAAATGGTGGCAGATCTAAAGCCAAAATTTTTAAGATTCCCAG GTGGTTGTTTTGTTGAAGGAGACAATCTAAGAAATGCTTTTAGGTGGAAAGATACAGTTGGGCCCTGGGAACAGAGGCCTGGACACTTAAATGACATTTGGAAATATTGGACTGACGATGGACTTGGTTATTTTGAGGGACTCCaa CTAGCAGAGGATCTTGGTGCATTGCCTGTATGGGTGTTTAACAATG GTATTAGCCATCATGATGAAGTTGATACAAATGCAATTTCACCATTTGTGCAA GAAGCCCTAGATGGTATTGAGTTTGCTAGAGGTTCTCCCACATCACAATGGGGTTCTCTTAGAGCTTCCATGGGACATCCTGATCCATTTGATTTGAAATATGTTTCAATCGGAAATGAAGATtgcaatttatttaattatcaag AAAAATACATGAAGTTCTATAAAGCTATAAGACGCGTTTATCCTGATATTCAGATTATTTCAAATTGTGACGGTTCTGTAAATCCACTAAATCATCCGGCAGATATCTATGATTTCCAC aTTTATACAAATTCTAAGGACATCTTTTCAATGTCTACCAAGTTCGATAACGCACCACGATCCGGACCAAAG GTGTTTGTAAGTGAGTATGCTGTTTGGAAGGAAGATGCTGGCAATGGAAGCCTTTTGGCTGCTGTGGCTGAGGCTGCATTCCTTATTGGACTTGAAAAGAATAG TGATATCGTCAGCATGGTTAGCTATGCACCCCTAATGGCAAACATAAACGATAGATT ATGGACACCAGATGCAATTGTTTTCAACTCTTATCAACTTTATGGAACTCCAAGTTATTGGCTCCAACAACTCTTCATTGAATCTAGTGGAGCAACTTTGCTTAATTCAACTCTCCAAACTTCTTCTACTTCACTTGTTGCTTCCGCAATTCATTATAAAAATTCTCAAGATGGGAATAATTATATAAGAGTAAAG GTAGTAAATTTTGGCACTGTCGTTGAAAACTTCGGAATTTCAATAAATGGCTTAAAATCAAATCTGCAACAGACAGGTTCATCGATTGTTCTACTTACATCTCCTAATATAATGGATGAGAATTCATTCTCAGAGCCAAATAAG ATTGCTCATCTACGAGTTCCACTCGAGAAGAAAATCGAGGATCTGACTTATGGACTTCCTCCTTATTCAATTACATCATTTGatctcttaatttaa